One genomic segment of Lampris incognitus isolate fLamInc1 chromosome 2, fLamInc1.hap2, whole genome shotgun sequence includes these proteins:
- the csf1b gene encoding macrophage colony-stimulating factor 1b isoform X3: MFLSFPLTMAEVPGPCRHSITREHLLTVRHLMDNQLRSGCSITYTFIERRGLSKCCFVKAALPWILELLTTHFRYTRGSVNDGYVQSLRALILNIYSQRCVPQINEEVEDKPENFEISLKESPSEALRKALEVLSVYWELVTTSDTPVDWSCQREYTEAFGFTTELSTNLPIEHQATDRTENFSAKASQRSPERDVYKLGFIITSICGGLLFMFTLYCLITQKSNHFHHRSSSYMNSRLNRDTQDVEAEGQ; this comes from the exons ATGTTCCTGAGCTTCCCTCTGACCATGGCTGAGGTCCCTGGTCCATGCAGACACTCCATCACGAGGGAGCACCTGCTGACAGTCAGGCACCTG ATGGATAACCAGTTGAGGAGCGGGTGCTCAATTACCTACACATTCATAGAGCGGAGAGGTTTG AGCAAATGCTGTTTTGTAAAAGCTGCTTTACCCTGGATCCTGGAACTCCTCACCACCCACTTCAGATATACACGGGGCTCTGTCAATGACGGCTACGTCCAGTCTCTGAGAGCTCTCATCCTCAACATCTACTCTCAGAGATGTGTGCCTCAGATTAATGAGGAGGTGGAG GATAAACCAGAGAATTTTGAGATCTCCCTCAAAGAGTCCCCCTCGGAGGCACTGCGAAAGGCTCTGGAAGTCTTGTCCGTGTATTGGGAGCTGGTGACGACTAGCGACACACCGGTAGACTGGAGCTGCCAGAGGGAATACACAGAAGCCTTTGGGTTCACGACAGAACTCTCCACAAACCTACCCATAGAGCACCAAGCTACAG ACAGAACTGAAAATTTCTCCGCGAAAGCCTCTCAAAGGAGTCCAGAAAGAGATGTTTACAAGCTCGGTTTCATAATCACTTCCATCTGTGGAGGACTGCTGTTCATGTTCACTCTCTACTGTCTCATCACACAAAAG AGCAACCATTTTCATCACAGATCAAGTTCGTACATGAACTCAAG ATTAAACAGAGACACGCAGGACGTAGAAGCAGAGGGACAGTAA
- the csf1b gene encoding macrophage colony-stimulating factor 1b isoform X2: MTILVPTLIQKKTELQVKCLCVLMFLSFPLTMAEVPGPCRHSITREHLLTVRHLMDNQLRSGCSITYTFIERRGLSKCCFVKAALPWILELLTTHFRYTRGSVNDGYVQSLRALILNIYSQRCVPQINEEVEDKPENFEISLKESPSEALRKALEVLSVYWELVTTSDTPVDWSCQREYTEAFGFTTELSTNLPIEHQATDRTENFSAKASQRSPERDVYKLGFIITSICGGLLFMFTLYCLITQKSNHFHHRSSSYMNSRLNRDTQDVEAEGQ, translated from the exons ATGACCATCCTTGTGCCAACCCTGATTCAGAAGAAAACTGAG TTGCAGGTaaagtgtctgtgtgtgcttATGTTCCTGAGCTTCCCTCTGACCATGGCTGAGGTCCCTGGTCCATGCAGACACTCCATCACGAGGGAGCACCTGCTGACAGTCAGGCACCTG ATGGATAACCAGTTGAGGAGCGGGTGCTCAATTACCTACACATTCATAGAGCGGAGAGGTTTG AGCAAATGCTGTTTTGTAAAAGCTGCTTTACCCTGGATCCTGGAACTCCTCACCACCCACTTCAGATATACACGGGGCTCTGTCAATGACGGCTACGTCCAGTCTCTGAGAGCTCTCATCCTCAACATCTACTCTCAGAGATGTGTGCCTCAGATTAATGAGGAGGTGGAG GATAAACCAGAGAATTTTGAGATCTCCCTCAAAGAGTCCCCCTCGGAGGCACTGCGAAAGGCTCTGGAAGTCTTGTCCGTGTATTGGGAGCTGGTGACGACTAGCGACACACCGGTAGACTGGAGCTGCCAGAGGGAATACACAGAAGCCTTTGGGTTCACGACAGAACTCTCCACAAACCTACCCATAGAGCACCAAGCTACAG ACAGAACTGAAAATTTCTCCGCGAAAGCCTCTCAAAGGAGTCCAGAAAGAGATGTTTACAAGCTCGGTTTCATAATCACTTCCATCTGTGGAGGACTGCTGTTCATGTTCACTCTCTACTGTCTCATCACACAAAAG AGCAACCATTTTCATCACAGATCAAGTTCGTACATGAACTCAAG ATTAAACAGAGACACGCAGGACGTAGAAGCAGAGGGACAGTAA
- the csf1b gene encoding macrophage colony-stimulating factor 1b isoform X4 has protein sequence MDNQLRSGCSITYTFIERRGLSKCCFVKAALPWILELLTTHFRYTRGSVNDGYVQSLRALILNIYSQRCVPQINEEVEDKPENFEISLKESPSEALRKALEVLSVYWELVTTSDTPVDWSCQREYTEAFGFTTELSTNLPIEHQATDRTENFSAKASQRSPERDVYKLGFIITSICGGLLFMFTLYCLITQKSNHFHHRSSSYMNSRLNRDTQDVEAEGQ, from the exons ATGGATAACCAGTTGAGGAGCGGGTGCTCAATTACCTACACATTCATAGAGCGGAGAGGTTTG AGCAAATGCTGTTTTGTAAAAGCTGCTTTACCCTGGATCCTGGAACTCCTCACCACCCACTTCAGATATACACGGGGCTCTGTCAATGACGGCTACGTCCAGTCTCTGAGAGCTCTCATCCTCAACATCTACTCTCAGAGATGTGTGCCTCAGATTAATGAGGAGGTGGAG GATAAACCAGAGAATTTTGAGATCTCCCTCAAAGAGTCCCCCTCGGAGGCACTGCGAAAGGCTCTGGAAGTCTTGTCCGTGTATTGGGAGCTGGTGACGACTAGCGACACACCGGTAGACTGGAGCTGCCAGAGGGAATACACAGAAGCCTTTGGGTTCACGACAGAACTCTCCACAAACCTACCCATAGAGCACCAAGCTACAG ACAGAACTGAAAATTTCTCCGCGAAAGCCTCTCAAAGGAGTCCAGAAAGAGATGTTTACAAGCTCGGTTTCATAATCACTTCCATCTGTGGAGGACTGCTGTTCATGTTCACTCTCTACTGTCTCATCACACAAAAG AGCAACCATTTTCATCACAGATCAAGTTCGTACATGAACTCAAG ATTAAACAGAGACACGCAGGACGTAGAAGCAGAGGGACAGTAA
- the csf1b gene encoding macrophage colony-stimulating factor 1b isoform X1: METIKSDVATPGKRGTSQEKKIYSVAFNFASLTCRCLATFVNKSCTFLTHRGSRPNVFGDQREMDNQLRSGCSITYTFIERRGLSKCCFVKAALPWILELLTTHFRYTRGSVNDGYVQSLRALILNIYSQRCVPQINEEVEDKPENFEISLKESPSEALRKALEVLSVYWELVTTSDTPVDWSCQREYTEAFGFTTELSTNLPIEHQATDRTENFSAKASQRSPERDVYKLGFIITSICGGLLFMFTLYCLITQKSNHFHHRSSSYMNSRLNRDTQDVEAEGQ, encoded by the exons atggaaactatcaaatccgatgtggcgacccctgggaaacggggaacaagccaagAGAAGAAGATATATAGTGTAGCGTTCAATTTTGCCTCCCTTACGTGTCGTTGCCTAGCGACATTTGTAAATAAAAGCTGCACGTTCCTTACGCACCGGGGTTCGCGACCAAATGTGTTTGGAGACCagcgggag ATGGATAACCAGTTGAGGAGCGGGTGCTCAATTACCTACACATTCATAGAGCGGAGAGGTTTG AGCAAATGCTGTTTTGTAAAAGCTGCTTTACCCTGGATCCTGGAACTCCTCACCACCCACTTCAGATATACACGGGGCTCTGTCAATGACGGCTACGTCCAGTCTCTGAGAGCTCTCATCCTCAACATCTACTCTCAGAGATGTGTGCCTCAGATTAATGAGGAGGTGGAG GATAAACCAGAGAATTTTGAGATCTCCCTCAAAGAGTCCCCCTCGGAGGCACTGCGAAAGGCTCTGGAAGTCTTGTCCGTGTATTGGGAGCTGGTGACGACTAGCGACACACCGGTAGACTGGAGCTGCCAGAGGGAATACACAGAAGCCTTTGGGTTCACGACAGAACTCTCCACAAACCTACCCATAGAGCACCAAGCTACAG ACAGAACTGAAAATTTCTCCGCGAAAGCCTCTCAAAGGAGTCCAGAAAGAGATGTTTACAAGCTCGGTTTCATAATCACTTCCATCTGTGGAGGACTGCTGTTCATGTTCACTCTCTACTGTCTCATCACACAAAAG AGCAACCATTTTCATCACAGATCAAGTTCGTACATGAACTCAAG ATTAAACAGAGACACGCAGGACGTAGAAGCAGAGGGACAGTAA
- the ren gene encoding renin yields the protein MMYEAPGHPSAVRAKPLHGTSPATARALLWGQSSNLFQGPVYQGRGCENGNEWKGGVNMVLLTYFFWLSVVALSLTVTPSHALRRVTLKRMPSIRETMRELGLSPSQVFAELAHKSTDDPTNGTVPTPLTNYLDTQYFGEISIGSPAQMFNVVFDTGSANLWVPSHSCSPFSTACFTHNRYDASKSRTHIENGTGFSIQYASGNVRGFLSEDVVVVGGIPVVQVFAEAISLSAVPFIFAKFDGVLGMGYPNVAIDGITPVFDRIMSQHVLKEEVFSVYYSRDPKHSPGGELVLGGTDPNYYTGTFNYMHTRETGKWEVIMKGVSVGKEMMFCEEGCTAVIDTGSSYITGPASSVSALMKTIGAQLDESGYKVNCDIVKTLPSVIFHLGGQEYALTQEDYILWQSQFEGDVCTVTFRGLDVPPPTGPIWILGANFIARYYTEFDRHNNRIGFATAV from the exons ATGATGTATGAGGCTCCGGGACACCCGTCAGCTGTGCGTGCCAAGCCTCTTCACGGGACCAGCCCCGCCACGGCCCGAGCGTTACTCTG gggtcagaGTTCAAACCTCTTCCAGGGACCTGTTTATCAGGGGAGGGGTTGTGAGAACGGGAACGAGTGGAAGGGG GGAGTCAACATGGTGCTATTGACTTACTTCTTCTGGCTGAGTGTGGTCGCCCTATCACTGACGGTGACCCCTAGCCATGCCTTGCGACG AGTCACCTTAAAACGAATGCCATCCATCAGAGAGACCATGAGGGAGTTGGGACTGTCACCGAGCCAGGTGTTTGCTGAGCTGGCCCACAAGAGCACAGACGACCCCACGAATGGGACGGTCCCCACACCCTTAACCAACTACCTGGAT ACTCAGTACTTTGGGGAAATCAGCATAGGCTCTCCGGCCCAGATGTTTAACGTAGTTTTTGACACAGGCTCGGCCAACCTGTGGGTGCCCTCCCATAGTTGCTCACCTTTCTCCACCGCCTGTT TTACTCACAACAGGTATGATGCCTCAAAATCTCGAACTCACATTGAAAACGGAACGGGCTTCTCCATCCAGTACGCGTCCGGGAATGTTCGAGGGTTCCTGAGCGAGGATGTGGTTGTG GTCGGTGGGATCCCGGTGGTCCAAGTATTTGCTGAGGCCATCTCCTTGTCTGCCGTACCATTCATCTTCGCCAAATTTGACGGAGTACTGGGAATGGGCTACCCCAATGTGGCCATTGATGGAATCACCCCAGTATTTGACCGCATCATGTCCCAACATGTCCTCAAAGAGGAGGTGTTCTCCGTCTACTACAGCAG GGACCCCAAACACTCTCCAGGTGGAGAGTTGGTGCTGGGTGGTACAGACCCAAACTACTACACTGGTACTTTTAATTACATGCATACCAGAGAGACGGGCAAATGGGAAGTTATCATGAAAGG TGTTTCTGTGGGGAAGGAGATGATGTTCTGTGAGGAGGGCTGCACTGCCGTGATTGACACCGGCTCCTCCTACATAACAGGACCTGCCTCCTCTGTGTCAGCGCTGATGAAAACTATTGGAGCCCAGCTGGATGAGAGCGGA TACAAAGTCAACTGTGACATTGTGAAGACTTTGCCCAGTGTCATCTTTCACTTGGGTGGCCAGGAGTATGCACTCACTCAGGAAGACTACATCTTATGG CAATCCCAGTTTGAAGGGGACGTCTGCACGGTCACCTTCAGGGGCTTGGATGTGCCGCCACCTACAGGTCCCATCTGGATTTTGGGAGCCAACTTCATTGCCCGCTACTACACAGAGTTTGACCGCCACAACAACCGGATAGGGTTTGCCACAGCAGTCTGA